In Raphanus sativus cultivar WK10039 chromosome 5, ASM80110v3, whole genome shotgun sequence, the following proteins share a genomic window:
- the LOC108863541 gene encoding protein TAB2 homolog, chloroplastic: MATLSFNTTRMRTPSLPRISRSSSFTKPIKTHLSSSSFQTLSKRRRFVSRSLPESFTKEEETVVIAEDDDDPTSELSYLDPETDAESIKEWELDFCSRPILDSRGKKIWELVVCDASLSLQVTKYFPNNVINSITLKDAIVSITQDLGVPLPEKIRFFRSQMQTIITKACKELAIKEVPSKRCLSLFLWLQERYDTVYTRHPGFQKGSLPLLSLDNPFPMNLPENLFGEKWAFVQLPYSAVREEISDFEEKFVFGATLDLDLLGIDVDENTLIPGLSVASSRAKPLAAWMNGLEVCSIEADSTKGCLILAVGISTRYVYATYKKTPVTTDEAEAWESAKKASGGLHFLAIQDDLDSDDCVGFWLLIDLPPPPV; this comes from the exons ATGGCGACTCTAAGCTTCAACACCACTCGTATGCGAACACCTTCACTCCCCAGAATCTCCAGATCATCTTCTTTCACCAAACCCATCAAAACCcatctctcctcctcctccttccaaACCTTATCCAAACGCCGCCGTTTCGTCTCCCGTTCCTTACCGGAGAGCTTCACAAAAGAAGAGGAGACCGTCGTCATCGCTGAAGACGACGACGACCCTACATCGGAGCTGAGTTATCTTGATCCGGAAACAGATGCAGAGAGCATAAAAGAGTGGGAGTTAGATTTCTGCTCGAGGCCGATTCTTGATTCACGAGGGAAGAAGATATGGGAGCTTGTGGTTTGCGATGCTTCGCTCTCGCTTCAAGTCACCAAGTACTTCCCAAACAATGTCATCAACAGTATCACGCTCAAAGACGCTATTGTTTCCATCACACAAGACTTGGGTGTTCCTCTCCCTGAGAAGATTCGTTTCTTTAG gtCGCAGATGCAAACCATTATCACAAAAGCTTGCAAAGAGCTTGCTATTAAGGAAGTGCCTAGTAAACGG TGTCTGTCTCTGTTTCTATGGTTGCAAGAACGTTATGACACTGTGTACACGCGTCATCCCGGTTTCCAGAAGGGATCATTGCCTCTTCTGTCTCTAGACAACCCTTTTCCAATGAATCTTCCTGAGAATTTGTTTGGGGAGAAATGGGCGTTTGTTCAGTTACCTTACTCAGCTGTTAGAGAAGAGATCTCAGACTTTGAGGAGAAGTTTGTGTTTGGTGCAACCTTAGACTTGGATTTGCTCGGCATTGACGTTGATGAGAACACACTGATCCCTGGTCTCTCCGTTGCTTCTTCACGTGCAAAACCTCTAGCAG CTTGGATGAATGGTCTTGAGGTGTGTTCTATCGAAGCAGACAGTACAAAAGGATGTTTGATTCTGGCCGTTGGGATCTCGACAAGGTATGTCTACGCAACGTACAAGAAAACACCTGTTACTACTGATGAAGCTGAAGCTTGGGAATCTGCAAAGAAAGCAAGTGGAGGTTTGCATTTTCTTGCAATTCAAGATGACTTGGATTCTGATGACTGTGTTGGCTTTTGGCTTCTTATTGATTTGCCACCACCTCCTGTTTAA
- the LOC108863542 gene encoding protein DETOXIFICATION 43 isoform X2 produces MTETGDHTSVPASVVTQIPFLVIFKDLTHVFSKDAIGREILSIAFPAALALAADPIASLIDTAYIGRLGAVELAAVGVSIAIFNQASRITIFPIVSVTTSFVAEEDTIEKMREDEAKKTSLVHANTLAVQDSLEKGTASPTSNNTNQPQQTPDTKSNSGNKSNKKGKKNIKSASTAMIIGLILGLVQAIVLIFSSKVLLGVMGVKPNSAVLSPAHKYLTIRSLGAPALLLSLSMQGIFRGFKDTKTPLYATIVADVINIILDPIFIFVLHLGVSGAAIAHVISQYFMTLILFIRLASKVNLMPPNFRALQFGKFLKNGGLLLARTIAVTFCQTLAAAMAARLGTTPMAAFQICLQVWLTTSLLADGLAVAGQAILACSFAEKDYNKVSSAASRVLQMGFVLGLGLSVFVGLGLYFGAGIFTKDPAVIHLIAIGIPFVAATQPINSLAFVLDGVNFGASDFAYTAYSMVGVAGISITAIIYMAKFNGFLGIWIALTIYMGLRAITGIARIATGTGPWIFLRGRSPSSSP; encoded by the exons ATGACAGAAACTGGTGATCATACTTCAGTTCCGGCTAGCGTGGTCACGCAGATCCCATTTCTTGTTATCTTTAAAGACTTAAC ACACGTATTCAGTAAGGATGCAATTGGGCGAGAGATACTGAGCATAGCGTTTCCAGCGGCTTTGGCTTTAGCTGCTGATCCAATAGCTTCTCTGATTGATACCGCTTACATCGGACGTTTAGGTGCGGTTGAGCTAGCAGCGGTTGGAGTATCTATTGCGATATTCAATCAAGCTTCCAGAATCACGATATTCCCAATTGTGAGCGTTACAACTTCCTTTGTCGCTGAGGAAGACACGATTGAGAAGATGAGAGAAGACGAAGCAAAGAAAACTAGTCTTGTTCATGCAAATACTTTAGCTGTTCAAGATTCACTAGAAAAAGGCACTGCGTCACCCACAAGTAACAACACTAACCAGCCGCAGCAGACGCCAG ATACAAAGTCAAACAGCGGGAACAAATCAAATAAGAAAGGAAAGAAGAATATCAAATCAGCATCAACGGCCATGATCATAGGCCTAATCCTGGGCCTTGTGCAAGCTATAGTCTTGATTTTCAGCTCGAAAGTGCTTCTAGGTGTCATGGGAGTGAAACCG AATTCGGCAGTGTTATCACCAGCTCACAAGTACTTGACCATACGGTCACTAGGTGCTCCTGCATTGCTTCTATCGCTTTCCATGCAAGGCATCTTTCGTGGCTTCAAGGACACTAAAACTCCTCTCTATGCTACCA TCGTAGCAGATGTCATCAATATCATTCTCGACCCGATTTTCATCTTTGTGCTTCACCTTGGAGTCAGCGGTGCAGCCATTGCCCATGTCATTTCTCA GTACTTCATGACTCTAATACTATTCATCCGCCTCGCGAGTAAAGTTAATTTGATGCCACCGAACTTTAGAGCTTTGCAGTTCGGCAAGTTCCTTAAAAATG GGGGACTATTGCTCGCAAGGACCATAGCTGTGACGTTTTGTCAGACACTAGCAGCAGCAATGGCGGCTCGGCTAGGAACAACACCAATGGCTGCTTTTCAGATCTGTTTACAAGTCTGGTTAACTACTTCTCTCCTTGCCGATGGTCTTGCTGTAGCCGGTCAG GCGATTCTGGCTTGTTCTTTTGCCGAGAAGGACTATAACAAAGTGTCTTCTGCTGCATCCCGTGTTCTACAG ATGGGTTTTGTGCTAGGACTTGGGTTGTCCGTTTTCGTTGGACTAGGACTATACTTTGGTGCTGGAATATTTACTAAGGACCCTGCCGTTATTCACCTCATAGCCATTGGAATACCG TTTGTAGCAGCAACACAGCCAATAAACTCACTTGCTTTTGTGTTGGACGGAGTCAATTTTGGAGCATCTGATTTTGCTTACACTGCATACTCCATG GTGGGAGTTGCGGGGATAAGCATAACAGCAATAATATACATGGCAAAGTTCAATGGCTTTCTTGGAATATGGATAGCTCTTACCATCTATATGGGTCTCCGAGCTATTACTGGAATCGCCAG GATAGCAACAGGAACTGGACCGTGGATTTTCTTGCGTGGTCGATCTCCTTCATCTTCCCCCTAG
- the LOC108863544 gene encoding protein DETOXIFICATION 43-like, whose translation MTETGDLTSVPASVVMQIPFLVIFKELKRVFSKDAIGREILGIAFPAALALAADPIASLIDTAYIGRLGAVELAAVGVSIAIFNQASRITIFPIVSVTTSFVAQEDTMEKIKEEEEAKKNNLVHENTLAVQDSLEKGIASPTSNNMNQLQKTPVLASDTKPSSGNNANKKGKKNIKSASTAMIIGLTLGLVQAVVLIFSSKVLLGVMGVKPNSAVLSQAHKYLTIRSLGAPALLLSLSMQGIFRGFKDTKTPLYATIVADVINIILDPIFIFVLHFGVSGAAIAHVISQYFMTLILFIRLASKVNLMPPNFAALQFGKFLKNGGLLLARTIAVTFCQTLAAAMAARLGTTPMAAFQICLQVWLTTSLLADGLAVAGQAILACSFAEKDYSKVSSAVSRVLQMGFVLGLGLSIFVGLGLYFGAGIFSKDPAVIRLIAIGIPFVAATQPINSLAFVLDGVNFGASDFAYTAYSMVGVAAISIAAIIYMAEFNGFLGLWIALTIYMALRAITGIARIATGTGPWRYLRGRSP comes from the exons ATGACGGAAACTGGTGATCTTACTTCAGTTCCGGCCAGTGTGGTCATGCAGATCCCATTTCTTGTTATCTTCAAAGAGTTAAA ACGTGTGTTCAGTAAGGATGCAATTGGGCGAGAGATACTAGGCATAGCGTTTCCTGCGGCTTTGGCTTTAGCTGCTGATCCAATAGCCTCTCTTATTGACACCGCTTATATCGGACGTTTAGGAGCGGTCGAGCTAGCAGCGGTTGGAGTATCCATTGCTATATTCAATCAAGCTTCTAGAATCACGATATTCCCAATTGTGAGCGTCACAACTTCCTTTGTCGCTCAGGAAGACACGATGGAGaagataaaagaagaagaagaagcaaagaaaaACAATCTTGTTCATGAAAATACTTTAGCTGTTCAAGATTCACTAGAAAAAGGCATTGCGTCGCCAACAAGTAACAATATGAACCAGTTGCAGAAAACGCCAG TACTAGCTTCGGATACAAAACCAAGCAGCGGAAACAATGCAAAtaagaaaggaaagaaaaatatcaaatcgGCATCAACGGCCATGATCATAGGGCTAACCCTGGGCCTTGTGCAAGCTGTAGTCTTGATTTTCAGCTCGAAAGTGCTCCTAGGTGTCATGGGCGTGAAACCG AATTCGGCAGTGTTATCACAAGCACACAAGTACTTGACCATACGATCATTAGGTGCTCCTGCATTGCTTCTATCCCTTTCAATGCAAGGCATCTTTCGTGGCTTCAAGGACACCAAAACTCCTCTCTATGCTACTA TTGTAGCAGATGTTATCAATATCATTCTCGACCCGATTTTCATCTTTGTGCTTCACTTTGGAGTCAGCGGTGCAGCCATTGCCCATGTCATTTCTCA GTACTTCATGACTCTAATACTATTCATCCGCCTGGCTAGTAAAGTAAATTTGATGCCACCAAACTTCGCAGCTTTACAGTTCGGAAAGTTCCTTAAAAATG GAGGACTATTGCTGGCGAGGACCATAGCTGTGACGTTTTGTCAGACACTAGCAGCAGCCATGGCGGCACGGCTCGGAACAACACCAATGGCTGCTTTTCAGATATGTTTACAAGTCTGGTTAACTACTTCTCTCCTCGCTGATGGTCTTGCTGTTGCCGGTCAG GCGATTCTGGCTTGTTCTTTTGCCGAGAAGGACTACAGCAAAGTGTCTTCTGCTGTATCCCGTGTTCTACAG ATGGGATTTGTGCTAGGACTTGGACTGTCCATTTTCGTTGGACTGGGGCTATACTTTGGTGCCGGAATATTCTCCAAGGACCCTGCCGTTATTCGCCTCATAGCCATTGGAATACCG TTTGTAGCAGCAACACAGCCAATAAACTCACTCGCTTTTGTGTTGGACGGAGTCAATTTCGGAGCATCTGATTTTGCTTACACTGCATACTCCATG GTAGGAGTTGCGGCCATAAGCATTGCAGCAATAATATACATGGCAGAGTTCAATGGTTTTCTAGGACTATGGATAGCTCTTACCATCTATATGGCCCTCCGAGCTATTACTGGAATTGCCAG GATAGCAACAGGAACTGGACCTTGGAGATATTTACGTGGACGATCCCCTTGA
- the LOC108863542 gene encoding protein DETOXIFICATION 43 isoform X1 has translation MTETGDHTSVPASVVTQIPFLVIFKDLTHVFSKDAIGREILSIAFPAALALAADPIASLIDTAYIGRLGAVELAAVGVSIAIFNQASRITIFPIVSVTTSFVAEEDTIEKMREDEAKKTSLVHANTLAVQDSLEKGTASPTSNNTNQPQQTPATDTKSNSGNKSNKKGKKNIKSASTAMIIGLILGLVQAIVLIFSSKVLLGVMGVKPNSAVLSPAHKYLTIRSLGAPALLLSLSMQGIFRGFKDTKTPLYATIVADVINIILDPIFIFVLHLGVSGAAIAHVISQYFMTLILFIRLASKVNLMPPNFRALQFGKFLKNGGLLLARTIAVTFCQTLAAAMAARLGTTPMAAFQICLQVWLTTSLLADGLAVAGQAILACSFAEKDYNKVSSAASRVLQMGFVLGLGLSVFVGLGLYFGAGIFTKDPAVIHLIAIGIPFVAATQPINSLAFVLDGVNFGASDFAYTAYSMVGVAGISITAIIYMAKFNGFLGIWIALTIYMGLRAITGIARIATGTGPWIFLRGRSPSSSP, from the exons ATGACAGAAACTGGTGATCATACTTCAGTTCCGGCTAGCGTGGTCACGCAGATCCCATTTCTTGTTATCTTTAAAGACTTAAC ACACGTATTCAGTAAGGATGCAATTGGGCGAGAGATACTGAGCATAGCGTTTCCAGCGGCTTTGGCTTTAGCTGCTGATCCAATAGCTTCTCTGATTGATACCGCTTACATCGGACGTTTAGGTGCGGTTGAGCTAGCAGCGGTTGGAGTATCTATTGCGATATTCAATCAAGCTTCCAGAATCACGATATTCCCAATTGTGAGCGTTACAACTTCCTTTGTCGCTGAGGAAGACACGATTGAGAAGATGAGAGAAGACGAAGCAAAGAAAACTAGTCTTGTTCATGCAAATACTTTAGCTGTTCAAGATTCACTAGAAAAAGGCACTGCGTCACCCACAAGTAACAACACTAACCAGCCGCAGCAGACGCCAG CTACAGATACAAAGTCAAACAGCGGGAACAAATCAAATAAGAAAGGAAAGAAGAATATCAAATCAGCATCAACGGCCATGATCATAGGCCTAATCCTGGGCCTTGTGCAAGCTATAGTCTTGATTTTCAGCTCGAAAGTGCTTCTAGGTGTCATGGGAGTGAAACCG AATTCGGCAGTGTTATCACCAGCTCACAAGTACTTGACCATACGGTCACTAGGTGCTCCTGCATTGCTTCTATCGCTTTCCATGCAAGGCATCTTTCGTGGCTTCAAGGACACTAAAACTCCTCTCTATGCTACCA TCGTAGCAGATGTCATCAATATCATTCTCGACCCGATTTTCATCTTTGTGCTTCACCTTGGAGTCAGCGGTGCAGCCATTGCCCATGTCATTTCTCA GTACTTCATGACTCTAATACTATTCATCCGCCTCGCGAGTAAAGTTAATTTGATGCCACCGAACTTTAGAGCTTTGCAGTTCGGCAAGTTCCTTAAAAATG GGGGACTATTGCTCGCAAGGACCATAGCTGTGACGTTTTGTCAGACACTAGCAGCAGCAATGGCGGCTCGGCTAGGAACAACACCAATGGCTGCTTTTCAGATCTGTTTACAAGTCTGGTTAACTACTTCTCTCCTTGCCGATGGTCTTGCTGTAGCCGGTCAG GCGATTCTGGCTTGTTCTTTTGCCGAGAAGGACTATAACAAAGTGTCTTCTGCTGCATCCCGTGTTCTACAG ATGGGTTTTGTGCTAGGACTTGGGTTGTCCGTTTTCGTTGGACTAGGACTATACTTTGGTGCTGGAATATTTACTAAGGACCCTGCCGTTATTCACCTCATAGCCATTGGAATACCG TTTGTAGCAGCAACACAGCCAATAAACTCACTTGCTTTTGTGTTGGACGGAGTCAATTTTGGAGCATCTGATTTTGCTTACACTGCATACTCCATG GTGGGAGTTGCGGGGATAAGCATAACAGCAATAATATACATGGCAAAGTTCAATGGCTTTCTTGGAATATGGATAGCTCTTACCATCTATATGGGTCTCCGAGCTATTACTGGAATCGCCAG GATAGCAACAGGAACTGGACCGTGGATTTTCTTGCGTGGTCGATCTCCTTCATCTTCCCCCTAG